The following coding sequences lie in one Rhea pennata isolate bPtePen1 chromosome 10, bPtePen1.pri, whole genome shotgun sequence genomic window:
- the SNX33 gene encoding sorting nexin-33, whose product MALKARALYDFQSENKEEISIQENEELVIFSENSLDGWLQGKNSRGETGLFPASYVEILRSRTGSSYTDYSRSPAGSPGHGSSFCVAPTNPSISYQGSFEDDDDDDWDDWDDACTVVEEPRSAPGTNGHPSPTLQYPAAYSHQHAGYRPKPALERQDSLSSSKRGSVVGRNLNRFSCFVRSGVEAFILGDVPLMSKIAEVYYIEMGSKGPQWRANPHPFICSVEDPTKQTKFKGIKSYISYKLTPSNINSPVYRRYKHFDWLYNRLLHKFTVISVPHLPEKQATGRFEEDFIEKRKRRLILWMDHMTSHPVLSQYEGFQHFLCCRDEKQWKLGKRRAEKDEMVGASFLLTLQIPTEHQDLQDVEDRVDAFKAFSKKMDDSVLQLTNVASELVRKHVGGFRKEFQKLGNAFQAISHSFHMDPPYSSDALNNAISHTGKTYETVGEMFAEQPKNDLFLMLDTLSLYQGLLSNFPDIIHLQKGAFAKVKESQRMSDEGRMDQDEADGIRKRCRVVGFALQAEMNHFHERRVADFKRMMQSYLKQQIIFYQRVSQQLEKTLRMYDNL is encoded by the exons ATGGCGTTGAAAGCCAGAGCGCTTTACGACTTCCAGAGCGAAAACAAAGAGGAGATCAGCATCCAGGAGAACGAAGAGCTCGTGATCTTCAGCGAGAACTCCCTGGACGGGTGGTTACAGGGTAAAAACAGCCGCGGAGAGACAGGCCTCTTCCCGGCCTCCTATGTCGAAATCCTCCGGTCCCGGACAGGCTCCAGTTATACGGACTACTCTCGCAGCCCCGCCGGCTCCCCTGGGCACGGCTCCTCCTTCTGCGTGGCCCCGACCAACCCCAGCATCTCCTACCAGGGCAGTTTTGAGGATGACGACGACGACGACTGGGATGACTGGGACGATGCCTGCACGGTGGTGGAGGAGCCCCGGAGCGCGCCGGGCACCAACGGGCACCCTTCGCCCACCCTGCAGTACCCCGCGGCTTACTCCCACCAGCACGCCGGCTACCGGCCCAAGCCGGCGCTGGAGAGGCAGGACAGCCTGAGCTCTTCCAAGAGGGGCAGCGTGGTGGGGAGGAACCTGAACCGCTTCTCCTGCTTCGTCCGCTCCGGGGTGGAAGCCTTCATCCTGGGTGATGTGCCTCTGATGTCCAAGATCGCGGAGGTGTACTACATCGAGATGGGCTCCAAAGGTCCCCAGTGGAGGGCAAACCCCCACCCATTCATCTGCTCTGTGGAGGACCCAACCAAGCAAACCAAATTCAAGGGCATCAAGAGCTACATCTCCTACAAGCTGACCCCCAGCAACATCAACTCCCCCGTCTACCGGCGGTACAAGCACTTTGACTGGCTGTACAACCGCCTCCTGCACAAGTTCACGGTGATCTCAGTGCCCCACCTGCCCGAGAAGCAGGCCACCGGCCGCTTCGAGGAGGACTTCATTGAGAAGCGCAAACGGCGGCTGATCTTATGGATGGACCACATGACCAGCCACCCCGTCCTCTCCCAGTATGAGGGCTTCCAGCACTTCCTCTGCTGCCGCGACGAGAAGCAGTGGAAGCTGGGCAAACGCCGGGCGGAGAAGGACGAGATGGTGGGGGCCAGCTTCCTGCTCACCCTGCAGATCCCCACGGAGCACCAGGACCTGCAGGACGTGGAGGACCGTGTGGACGCCTTCAAGGCCTTCAGCAAGAAGATGGACGACAGTGTCCTGCAGCTGACCAACGTGGCCTCAGAGCTGGTGCGCAAGCACGTGGGGGGTTTCCGTAAGGAGTTCCAGAAGCTCGGCAATGCTTTCCAAGccatcagccactccttccacATGGACCCCCCGTACAGCTCGGACGCCCTCAACAACGCCATCTCCCACACGGGCAAGACGTACGAGACCGTGGGGGAGATGTTTGCCGAGCAGCCCAAGAACGACCTGTTCCTCATGCTGGACACACTCTCCTTGTACCAGGGGCTCCTCTCCAACTTCCCAGACATCATCCACCTCCAGAAAG GCGCCTTCGCCAAGGTGAAGGAGAGCCAGCGGATGAGCGACGAGGGGCGCATGGACCAGGACGAGGCGGACGGCATCCGGAAGCGCTGCCGCGTGGTCGGCTTCGCCCTGCAGGCCGAGATGAACCACTTCCACGAGCGGCGCGTCGCCGACTTCAAAAGGATGATGCAGTCCTACCTGAAGCAGCAGATCATCTTCTACCAGCGAGTGagccagcagctggagaagacTTTACGCATGTACGACAACCTCTAA
- the SNUPN gene encoding snurportin-1 has product MEELSEALATRVAVVAVPNSPAAPHPRFAAYKARGRGPGQAERRQRLLRLQRARRLDYVNHARRLAEDDWAGVESEDEEEEERDANEEEMDVDVPRKLPKRYANQLMLSEWLVDVPLDLEQEWIVVVCPIGRRALVVASKGSTAAYTKSGFCVNRFPSLLPGGNRHNSLSEKVYSILDCIYNEAKQTYYILDVMCWRGHPVYDCQTDFRFFWLLSKIQEEEGLGEKSRINPFKFVALQNFPCTSESLCKVLATDYPFEVDGLLFYHKQTHYTPGSTPLVGWLRPYMVPDILGLTVPVTSLTAKPDYAGHQLQQIMEHKKNKKLAAGKSHLSNKEAAENGCYELEHLSTPQPANSPEGQDEAVSQMEN; this is encoded by the exons ATGGAGGAGCTGAGCGAGGCGCTGGCGACCCGTGTCGCCGTCGTGGCGGTGCCCaacagccccgcggcgccgcacCCGCGCTTCGCCGCCTACAAGGCCCGCGGGCGCGGCCCGGGGCAGGCCGAGCGCCGCCAGcgcctcctccgcctccagcgAGC GAGGCGGCTGGACTATGTGAACCACGCCAGGAGACTGGCAGAGGATGACTGGGCAGGGGTTGAGAGCgaggatgaagaggaggaggagagagatgcaaatgaggaggagatggatgtgGATGTTCCTAGGAAGCTGCCCAAGCGCTATGCCAATCAG CTGATGCTGTCTGAGTGGCTGGTAGATGTCCCCTTGGATCTGGAGCAAGAGTGGATTGTAGTGGTGTGTCCCATAGGGAGACGGGCACTAGTCGTGGCATCCAAG GGCTCAACAGCAGCTTATACCAAGAGCGGATTCTGTGTCAACAGGTTCCCATCTCTGCTACCGGGGGGGAACCGGCACAATTCACTGAGTGAGAAAG tTTACAGCATCCTGGACTGCATCTACAATGAGGCAAAGCAGACGTACTATATCCTCGATGTGATGTGCTGGAGGGGACACCCTGTTTATGACTGCCAG ACTGACTTCAGATTCTTCTGGCTCCTTTCAAAGATCCAAGAGGAGGAAGGGCtaggagagaaaagcaggattAATCCA TTCAAATTTGTGGCCCTGCAGAATTTCCCCTGCACCTCAGAGAGCCTGTGTAAGGTGCTAGCTACGGACTACCCATTCGAG GTTGACGGACTTCTCTTCTACCACAAGCAAACCCACTACACACCCGGCAGTACCCCGCTGGTGGGCTGGCTCCGGCCATACATGGTTCCCGACATCCTCGGGCTCACTGTGCCTGTGACTTCGCTCACTGCCAAACCAGACTATGCTGGGCATCAGCTCCAGCAGATCATGGAACacaagaagaataaaaagttgGCAGCGGGAAAGAGTCACCTGAGTAACAAGGAGGCCGCTGAGAATGGATGTTACGAGTTGGAACACTTGTCTACCCCTCAGCCAGCAAACTCTCCTGAGGGCCAGGATGAAGCAGTGAGCCAGATGGAGAATTAG
- the PTPN9 gene encoding tyrosine-protein phosphatase non-receptor type 9: MAAELSAEEEQATKQFLEEINKWTGQYNVSPLSWNVAVKFLMARKFDVLRAIELFHSYRETRLKEGIVKLKPHEEPLRSELLSGKFTILSVRDPSGASIALFTAKLHHPSKSVQHVVLQALFYLLDRAVESFETQRNGLVFIYDMAGSQYTNFELDLSKKILNLLKGAFPARLKKVFIVGAPVWFRVPYSIISLLLKEKLRERVQMVKMSELKEHLPRECLPEYLGGSLKLDPLSWNCRFLPQQNGHPDPLDELILVPLAPPKDNGSVHVPGPKSVTLQELLDHVTQKQKRGIYEEYEDIRRRSPAGTFLCSLAPYNQEKNRYGDVPCLDQTRVKLARPYSRPELTDYINASFMDGYKQRNAYIGTQGPLENTYGDFWRMVWEQNVLVIVMTTRLEEGGRRKCGQYWPLEKDFRARYGALTVTNLGVENLSHYKKTVLEIHSSESRERRLVSHFQYLSWPDYGVPSSAATLIDFLGAVKQQQRVAASALGPRFKGHPGGPPVVVHCSAGIGRTGTFCALDICLSQLQDVGTLDVQQTVLRMRTQRAFSIQTPEQYYFCYTAILEHARRRGLLPAERPRAAREASSPGR, from the exons ATGGCCGCGGAGCTGAGCGCCGAGGAGGAGCAG GCGACCAAGCAGTTCCTAGAAGAGATCAACAAGTGGACCGGCCAGTACAATGTGTCCCCGCTTTCCTGGAACGTGGCCGTCAAATTCCTCATGGCCCGCAAGTTCGACGTGCTGCGAGCGATCGAGCTCTTCCACTCCTACCGG GAGACGCGGCTGAAGGAGGGCATCGTGAAGCTGAAGCCGCACGAGGAGCCGCTGCGCTCAGAGCTGCTCAGCGGGAAGTTCACCATCCTG agcgTGCGGGACCCTTCGGGAGCCTCCATCGCCCTCTTCACTGCCAAGCTGCACCACCCCAGCAAGAGCGTGCAGCACGTGGTGCTCCAGGCGCTCTTCTACCTGCTGGACAGAGCCGTGGAAAG TTTCGAAACGCAGAGGAACGGGCTGGTGTTCATCTACGACATGGCGGGCTCGCAGTACACCAACTTCGAGCTGGACCTCAGCAAGAAGATCCTCAACCTGCTGAAG GGCGCCTTCCCGGCTCGGCTCAAGAAGGTATTCATCGTGGGAGCGCCCGTGTGGTTCCGCGTGCCCTACTCCATCATCAGCCTCCTGCTCAAGGAGAAGCTGCGGGAAcgg gTGCAGATGGTGAAGATGTCGGAGCTGAAGGAGCACCTGCCCCGGGAGTGTCTCCCCGAGTACCTCGGCGGGTCCCTCAAGCTGGACCCCCTGAGCTGGAACTGCCGGTTCCTGCCCCAGCAGAACGGCCACCCCGACCCCCTCGATGAGCTCATCCTGGTGCCGCTGGCGCCCCCCAAAGACAACGGCTCCGTCCACGTCCCAGGGCCCAAATCCGTCACCCTCCAGGAGCTGCTAGACCACGTCACCCAGAAGCAGAAGCGGGGCATCTACGAGGAGTATGAAGACATCCGGCGCAGGAGTCCCGCCGGcaccttcctctgctcttt GGCACCCTACAACCAGGAGAAGAACCGGTACGGGGACGTGCCCTGCCTGGACCAAACGCGGGTGAAGCTGGCGAGGCCGTACAGCCGCCCGGAG CTGACCGACTACATCAACGCCAGCTTCATGGACGGCTACAAGCAGAGGAACGCTTACATCGGGACGCAAG GGCCTCTGGAGAACACCTACGGTGACTTCTGGCGCATGGTGTGGGAGCAAAACGTCCTGGTGATCGTAATGACGACGCG GCTGGAGGAGGGCGGCAGGAGAAAGTGCGGCCAGTACTGGCCCCTGGAGAAGGACTTCCGAGCACGCTACGGGGCGCTGACCGTCACCAACCTGGGCGTGGAGAACCTGAGCCATTACAAGAAGACCGTCCTGGAGATCCACAGCTCGGAG agCCGGGAGCGGCGGCTGGTCTCCCACTTCCAGTACCTGAGCTGGCCGGATTACGGCGTGCCCTCGTCCGCCGCCACCCTCATCGACTTCCTGGGGGCCgtgaagcagcagcagcgggtGGCCGCCAGCGCCCTGGGGCCCCGCTTCAAGGGCCACCCCGGGGGCCCCCCCGTCGTGGTGCACTGCAGCGCCGGCATCGGCAGGACAG GTACCTTCTGCGCCTTGGACATCTGCCTGTCGCAGCTGCAGGACGTGGGCACCCTGGACGTGCAGCAGACGGTGCTGCGCATGCGGACGCAGCGCGCCTTCAGCATCCAGACGCCCGAGCAGTACTACTTCTGCTACACCGCCATCCTGGAGcacgcgcggcgccggggcctgCTGCCCGCCGagcgcccgcgcgccgcccgggAGGCGAGCTCGCCGGGACGCTGA